In Manis pentadactyla isolate mManPen7 chromosome 3, mManPen7.hap1, whole genome shotgun sequence, a single window of DNA contains:
- the MSC gene encoding musculin isoform X1, protein MSTGSVSDPEEMELRGLQRGYPISASKRPPLRGAERSYISPSDNSSAEEEDPDGEEERCALDAPGGAGGCKRKRPRVAGGGGKKPLPPKGSAAECKQSQRNAANARERARMRVLSKAFSRLKTSLPWVPPDTKLSKLDTLRLASSYIAHLRQLLQEDRYENGYVHPVNLVGASRATPGASGREMPGELTCAGQSQPSGKNPKGGF, encoded by the exons ATGTCCACCGGCTCGGTGAGCGACCCCGAAGAGATGGAGCTTCGGGGGCTGCAGAGGGGGTACCCGATCTCCGCCTCCAAGAGGCCGCCCCTCCGCGGCGCCGAGCGCAGCTACATCTCGCCCAGTGACAACTCGTCGGCGGAGGAGGAAGACCCCGACGGCGAGGAGGAGCGATGTGCGCTGGACGCGCCGGGCGGCGCGGGAGGCTGCAAGAGGAAGCGGCCCCGTGTGGCTGGCGGCGGCGGCAAGAAGCCCCTCCCGCCCAAGGGCTCGGCCGCCGAGTGCAAGCAGTCGCAGCGGAACGCGGCCAACGCCCGCGAGCGCGCTCGGATGCGCGTGCTGAGCAAAGCCTTCTCCAGGCTCAAAACTAGCCTGCCCTGGGTGCCCCCCGACACCAAGCTTTCCAAGCTGGACACGCTCCGGTTGGCTTCCAGTTACATCGCGCACCTGCGGCAGCTGCTGCAGGAGGACCGCTACGAGAACGGCTACGTGCACCCGGTGAACCTGGTAGGGGCTTCGCGCGCAACGCCCGGGGCGAGCGGCCGGGAGATGCCCGGGGAGCTCACGTGCGCCGGGCAGAGTCAGCCCTCTGGGAAGAACCCAAAAGGGGGCTTCTG A
- the MSC gene encoding musculin isoform X3, with amino-acid sequence MSTGSVSDPEEMELRGLQRGYPISASKRPPLRGAERSYISPSDNSSAEEEDPDGEEERCALDAPGGAGGCKRKRPRVAGGGGKKPLPPKGSAAECKQSQRNAANARERARMRVLSKAFSRLKTSLPWVPPDTKLSKLDTLRLASSYIAHLRQLLQEDRYENGYVHPTWPFVVSGRPDSDTKEVTAANRLCGTTA; translated from the exons ATGTCCACCGGCTCGGTGAGCGACCCCGAAGAGATGGAGCTTCGGGGGCTGCAGAGGGGGTACCCGATCTCCGCCTCCAAGAGGCCGCCCCTCCGCGGCGCCGAGCGCAGCTACATCTCGCCCAGTGACAACTCGTCGGCGGAGGAGGAAGACCCCGACGGCGAGGAGGAGCGATGTGCGCTGGACGCGCCGGGCGGCGCGGGAGGCTGCAAGAGGAAGCGGCCCCGTGTGGCTGGCGGCGGCGGCAAGAAGCCCCTCCCGCCCAAGGGCTCGGCCGCCGAGTGCAAGCAGTCGCAGCGGAACGCGGCCAACGCCCGCGAGCGCGCTCGGATGCGCGTGCTGAGCAAAGCCTTCTCCAGGCTCAAAACTAGCCTGCCCTGGGTGCCCCCCGACACCAAGCTTTCCAAGCTGGACACGCTCCGGTTGGCTTCCAGTTACATCGCGCACCTGCGGCAGCTGCTGCAGGAGGACCGCTACGAGAACGGCTACGTGCACCCG ACATGGCCTTTCGTAGTCTCGGGAAGACCCGATTCAGACACCAAAGAAGTTACCGCAGCCAACAGATTATGTGGGACCACCGCTTAG
- the MSC gene encoding musculin isoform X2 → MSTGSVSDPEEMELRGLQRGYPISASKRPPLRGAERSYISPSDNSSAEEEDPDGEEERCALDAPGGAGGCKRKRPRVAGGGGKKPLPPKGSAAECKQSQRNAANARERARMRVLSKAFSRLKTSLPWVPPDTKLSKLDTLRLASSYIAHLRQLLQEDRYENGYVHPVNLTWPFVVSGRPDSDTKEVTAANRLCGTTA, encoded by the exons ATGTCCACCGGCTCGGTGAGCGACCCCGAAGAGATGGAGCTTCGGGGGCTGCAGAGGGGGTACCCGATCTCCGCCTCCAAGAGGCCGCCCCTCCGCGGCGCCGAGCGCAGCTACATCTCGCCCAGTGACAACTCGTCGGCGGAGGAGGAAGACCCCGACGGCGAGGAGGAGCGATGTGCGCTGGACGCGCCGGGCGGCGCGGGAGGCTGCAAGAGGAAGCGGCCCCGTGTGGCTGGCGGCGGCGGCAAGAAGCCCCTCCCGCCCAAGGGCTCGGCCGCCGAGTGCAAGCAGTCGCAGCGGAACGCGGCCAACGCCCGCGAGCGCGCTCGGATGCGCGTGCTGAGCAAAGCCTTCTCCAGGCTCAAAACTAGCCTGCCCTGGGTGCCCCCCGACACCAAGCTTTCCAAGCTGGACACGCTCCGGTTGGCTTCCAGTTACATCGCGCACCTGCGGCAGCTGCTGCAGGAGGACCGCTACGAGAACGGCTACGTGCACCCGGTGAACCTG ACATGGCCTTTCGTAGTCTCGGGAAGACCCGATTCAGACACCAAAGAAGTTACCGCAGCCAACAGATTATGTGGGACCACCGCTTAG